The following DNA comes from Candidatus Neomarinimicrobiota bacterium.
GCTATCACAATCAAAAGGCGAAATCTATTCAAGGTACCAGCCTCATGATCCAGGAGGAGTATGAAGGTGAGGTGCCCAGTACCATGGAAGATTTGCTTCAGTTGCCCGGCGTGGGGCGCAAAACAGCCAACTGTGTCCTTGGGACAGTGTTTAATGTCCCTTCCATGGTCATTGATACACATATGGTCAGAATCATGAATCTGCTGGGGTTCACCCAAAAGAAAAATCCTGTCAATATTGAGTTTGAAATTGTTGATATCGCAGAGGAAAAAAATTGGGTTATTCTGACTCATCTTATCATTGAACACGGCCGCAATGTCTGTATAGCCAGACGGCCTCAGTGCTCCGATTGTTGTTTAAGTGATATTTGCCCGTCGTCACTGGTATAGATTAGCGTTTATTTAACGTGGAATTCTTTCCCCCATACTGGCCGCTGACTGTAAATTCACGGAAGCATATTTCAAGGATTAAATTATAGAAATCGGGTTATCAATGCCCTACCTGACAAAAAAATTCAAATATTGCGCTGCTCACCAATATGGCCATTCTGATTGGAGTAACGAAAAAAACAGAGAAGTTTTCGGGGAAGATGCGCGATTGCATGGTCACAATTACGAACTTGAAGTGACCGTTACAGGTAAGATCAATGAAGATACAGGCTTTCTAGCTGACCTTGTTGCACTAAAGAAAATTGTTAACAAAAAAGTGATCGATGTTATTGATCACTCAACCATCGAAAAAGATATTCCCTGGTTTCGGAATAAACAACCTTCCACAGAACATATGGTCATTTGGATGTGGGAGCAGATAGAGCCGGAACTTGAGGATACGAAACTTCATCGGATACGGGTTCGGGAAACACCTACCATATACACTGATTACTACGGCCCCGCCTCTGAATGAGTTTTAAAGAGAGACTTTTTTTATTCCTCAGTGGAGTATTTCTCACTGCGCTGATTTTAGGTAATGTTATCGGTACAACCAAATTTGTAAACGTTTTTGGGCTCACTGTTCCCGCTGGGGTACTGGCCTATCCATTTACCTTCCTCGCCACTGATCTCATCTGTGAGCTTTACGGCAAGAAGCGTGCCCAGACACTTGTCTGGACAGGATTTGCCATGAACTTTTTCATGCTGGGCCTCATGACCTTAGGACATTTTTTTCCAGATGCCGGGGGCGTCTCCGGTGCTACGTCCACTTTTGAATCGGTTTATCAGTTTATGGTGGGGAATGTGATTGCTTCCATGATCGCTTATCTTGTGGCGCAGACAGTGGATGTGCATATGTTTCATTTTTGGAAAAAATTGACCAAAGGGAAGCATCTCTGGCTGAGAAACAATCTTTCCACGACGGCCAGTCAGCTGGTTGATACTACCGCAATACTAACAATCTTGTATTATGCAAATAATTTGGGAAACAATGTAAATACCCTTGGCGATCTCCTGCCACTCATCTATTATTCCTACTTGTTCAAGTTCTTTTTTGCTCTTTTTGATACACCACTGTTTTACCTTGGGGTCTGGGCCTTGAAGCCGAAAGTCCATGAAGATCCGGAAGAGGTATGGAGTTAAAAACGTTTTGGTGAGGAAGCCATATGAAAGGTGATAATCTGGAAAAAATTGAATCGATCATTTCGGATTTGCTGAAAGAGATAGGTGAAAATACCGAACGTGAAGGGCTTATAAAGACGCCGCACAGGGTAGCAAAATCGTGGGTCACATTTGCAAAAGGTTATAATCAGACAGCTGAAGAAATTGTGGGTGATGCTGTGTTCAATGAGAAATGTGATGAGATTATCATAGTCAAAGACATCGATTTTTTCTCACTTTGCGAACACCATTTACTTCCATTCAAAGGGGTCGCCCATGTGGGCTATCTGCCCAAAGATAAGATTATAGGTTTGTCAAAAATTCCCCGGATCGTGGACGTCTATGCCCGAAGGCTTCAGGTTCAGGAAAGATTGACTCAGCAAGTGGCTGACGCACTGCAGAATGTATTGAGCCCCAAAGGTGTGGCAGTAGTTATTGAGGCTGAACATCTTTGCATGCAAATGAGAGGTGTGGAAAAGAAGGCTTCATTTATGATTACATCTGCTGTTCGCGGTGCCTTTCGCAAAAACAATAAGACTCGAGAAGAATTTCTTTCAATCATTGGAAAAGGAAGTACCTGATGGGCCTACTGGGTGCACATGTGAGTGCGGCGGGAGGCGTTGAAAACGCACCAGCAAGAGGTACAGCCATTAATGCTGACGCTATTCAGATCTTTACCGCCAATCAGAACCAGTGGTTCCCCAAAGAACCTGATGAAGAGAACTCAAAAAGGTACCAGCAGGCGATGGAGAAGGAGCGCCCGCAGATGACTGTTAGTCACGCGTCTTATCTATTAAACATGGGTTCTCCTGAAGAAAAAAAATTGAATATGTCACGGCAGGCGTTCCTCAGTGAGCTGAATCGATGCGATGCCTGCGGTGTTGAATATGTAGTCTTTCATCCCGGTTCTCACATGAAGACTGATGAAATGGAATGCCTTTCACGAATTGCAGAGAGCCTCAATTACTGTATGGGTAAAAGACCCGATGGAAAAGTGATTGTTCTAATCGAGAATACTGCTGGTCAAGGGACGAATGTTGGTTATAGGTTTGAACACCTCATCGAAATCATAGAAAATGTAGACCTGAAAGACCGTGTTGGCGTTTGCTTCGATACTCAGCACGGTTTTGCCTCTGGTTATGATATCAGGACTGAAGAAAGATGGAAAGAGACCTTTAAGGAATTCGATAAAACGGTGGGTTTGGAGTGGCTCAAAGTGTTCCATATTAATGATTCTAAGAAAGAGTTTGGTTCTCGAGTGGACCGGCACGAGAATATCGGGAAAGGGCTTCTTACCATGGAAACGTTTTGGTGTCTTGTTAACGATGAAAGGTTTTCAGCGTTACCCATGCTTTTGGAAACACCCGTTGAAGATCCTTCTGGCTATGCGGTGGAACTGGAACTTTTGCGAAAACTGGAAGGATCGAAGAAGCCGGCAAGGTAGTTATGAGCAACAAGTTTGACATCGTGGTTGTGGGTGGCGGTCCCGGCGGCTATGTGGCCGCCATCCGGGCGGCGCAACTGGGTAAATCGGTGGCAGTGGTGGAAAAGGATGCCCTTGGTGGCATCTGTCTGAACTGGGGATGTATTCCAACAAAGTCCCTGCTTAAAGATTCAGAAGTGCTTTATTTAATAAAGAATGCCGACAAATACGGCATTAATGTTAACGGTTATTCTGTCAATTTCGGCACTTCCGTGAAACGAAGCCGGAGAGCTGCCAAGCGCCTTTCCAAAGGGGTCGAATATCTGCTCAAGAAAAACAAGGTTGAATTAATGATCGGGACAGCATCATTAAAGTCGGCCGCAGAAGTGGAAGTCGCAGGCGCCAAAGGCAAGAAGAAGACAGTTATTCGGAGCGATAATGTGATCATCGCTTCAGGGGCTCGCGATCTGGAGCTTCCGGGGCTTGAACCAGACGGGAAACGTGTGATTTCATCCAAAAAGGCCATGGTTTTGGATGATATACCGAAAAGTATTATTATAATCGGTGGCGGTGCTATAGGTGTGGAATTCGCCAGTTTTTTCAGAGAATACGGTACGGAGGTGCATCTGGTTGAAATGCTGCCTGACTTACTTCCGGTGGAAGATGCGGAAGTCTCCATCCTTTTAAAGAAGTCATTTGAGGAGCGTGGAATGTATGTTCATACCTCAACAAAAGTGGAGAAAATTAACCGCCTAAAGACGAAAGTGAAGGTACAGGTCACAAAAGAGAGTGGTAAGGAGGGGTTAGAGGCACAGCTGGCCCTGGTTGCCATTGGTGTTCAAGGAAATGTTGAAGGACTCGGGCTTGAAAAAGTTGGCGTTAATGTGGACGAGAGTTACATCCAAGTGAATGAAGTTTGCCAAACATCGGTACCTAACATCTATGCTGTCGGCGATGTAATCGGCCCACCGTGGCTTGCCCATGTGGCCTCGGCGGAGGGCCGCGTGGCGGCGGAGCATATTTGTGGCAAGCAACCTAAGCCTTTAGATTATGGAAACATCCCTGGTTGTACCTACTGCCGTCCCCAGGTAGCATCAGTGGGGATGACTGAAAAAGCAGCCACGGATACTGGGTACAGTTTAAGGATTGGCCGGTTTCCCATGAAGGCCAGCGGGAAAGCCTTGGCGGTGGGAGAGTCGGAAGGAATGGTTAAGGTTATATTTGATGAACAATACGGCGAGTTGCTGGGATGCCATATCATTGGTCCTGAAGCGACGGAACTTATTGCTGAAGCGGGAGCTGTGAGGACGTTAGAGACGACCTATGAAGAAATTCTCAATACAGTACATGCCCACCCCACGATCTCTGAATGTTTCATGGAAGCGGTGGCGGATGCCTATGATGAGGCCATTCATATCTGAGCATGATAGACTTGAATGAAAAGACACTTGATGTAGTTCGCCTTGGTAGGCGGAAATATGATGAAGTGTGGGAGAAGCAAAAAGAACTGGTTAATCAGCGGCGTTTTGGTACAGTTTCTGACACTCTGATCCTGGTGGAGCACGATCCCGTTTACACTCTGGGGAAAAATTCTAATGAAAATCATCTGTTGCAAACAAGGGACAGGCATGTTCCCGTTTACCAAATTGAGCGGGGAGGAGACGTCACTTTTCACGGGCCGGGGCAGTTGGTGGGGTATCCCATCCTGGACCTCCACCACCACCACCTCAGCGTCAGCTGGTATATGCGAACGCTGGAAGAAATACTGATTCAGACTCTGGGACAGTTTGGTATTGAGGCCCGGTGCAGAGAGGGACTCACCGGTGTCTGGGTGAGAGAAGAGAAGATCGCAGCCTTGGGCGTTCGGCTTTCCAGATGGATTTCCATGCACGGATTTGCACTGAACGTGAATACAGACCTCAAATTCTTCGACGGCATCATCCCTTGCGGGATTTTTGAATATGATGTCACATCCATGTCACAAATCCTTGGGGAAGAGGTGAGCTTAGTGGAAGTAGAAGAGACCCTCATTACAATTTTTCGTTTATTGTTCAGTTTTCAAGAATGTGAGGCGGCCCTTGCCTAGGCTACACGGATTTACCAAAAAGCGCCTCCTTGATGTTTACCATCTCATGGCTCAGTCTAGAAAATTAGATGAGAAGATGCTCATCCTTTTGAGGCAGGGCAAAAGCTTTTTCCACATCGGTGGATCCGGACATGAAGCGGCCCAGTTGGCAGCAGCTGAAGTGATGCGGCCTGCGGAAGACTGGGCCTATCCCTACTATCGTGATTTAGCACTCTGCCTCGGACTTGGAATGACCGGCAGGGAACAGTTCCTCAGCTCTCTGGCTCGGGATGAGGATCCCAATTCGGGTGGAAGGCAGATGCCTGCTCACTATTGCAAAAAAGACTTGAGGATTGTCAGTCAATCCAGCGCAACCGCCAGTCAGTTTCTCCAGGCTGTAGGTTGTGCCATGGCCGTTGTGCGAGAAGGGACCAAAGAGGTTGTTTATGTTTCGTCGGGGGAGGGATCCACCAGCGAGGGAGATTATCACGAAGCTCTGAACTGGGCGAGCCGGGAAAGGCTGCCTGTCATATTTCACATTGAGGATAACAAATATGCCATTTCTGTTCACGTCAGTGAGCAGACCGCCGGGTCGGTACACGACTTGGCTGCCGGTTATGAACATCTGGCACGATTCCAGGTTGACGGTACAGATTTCTTCGAGTCTCACCTTGCTTTCCAAAAGGCGGCTGACCGGGCCAGAAAAGGGAAGGGTCCCAGCGTTGTTGTGAGTGATGTGGTGCGACTACTTTCCCACTCATCCTCAGATGACCAGCGGAAATACAGAAGCAAAAAGGAGCTGGAAGCTGATAGGAAGCGCGACCCCATTCTCCGTCTCCGCAAAGAGTGCATTGAAGTTGGTATTGCTACAGAAAAAGATTTCGACAAGATTGATGCAGAGATAGCGGCACAGGTGGACGCTGATGCCGAGTGGGCTGAAAGCCGTCCGCACCCGGCTCCGGAGACCGCCACGGATCACGTTTACAGCAACAATACGCTGCCTGAGTCAGGTGAGAAAAAGAGTATTTCGGAAAAGATTGTAATGGTGGATGCCATCAACCACGCCCTCCACGAAGAGATGGCCAACAATGATAAAATGGTCATCTACGGGGAAGATATTGCTGATGACAAGGGGGGCGTCTTTACTGCCACGAAAGGGCTTACGAAAAAGTTTGGTAAGCAACGTGTCTTCAATTCACCGCTAGCTGAATCCTCCATTGTGGGTACCGCCATTGGTATGGCTTGTGCCGGATGGAAGCCGGTGGTGGAGATTCAGTTCTGTGATTACATCTGGTACGCCATGATGCAGATCCGGAACGAACTGGCCTCCATCCGTTATCGTTCCAACAATACGTGGAGCTGCCCGGCGGTCATTCGTGTTCCCGTGGGTGGCTACATCCATGGCGGTCTCTGTCACAGCCAGTCTATTGATGGGTTTTTTCTTCACATGCCGGGTGTTCGCCTGGCGTACCCCTCTAACGCGGAAGATGCGAAAGGTCTCTTGAAGATGGCGTGCCGGATGGACGATCCGGTCATTTTTATGGAGCATAAGGGGCTGTACCGCTACGCCCCGGCCACAACGCCTGAACCTGATAAGAATTATCTGCTCCCGTTCGGCCAGGCTCGTGTTGTGCAGGAGGGAAATGATTTAACCATCGTCACCTTAGGGATGATGGTTTATAAGAGTCTTGAGGCGGCGAAAACAGTGGCTTCCACCGTTGGTGCTTCGGTAGAAATCATTGATCTTCGTACTCTGAATCCCATGGACATGGAGACAGTCCGGGCGTCCATCGAAAAGACCAACAAAGTGATGGTTGTTCATGAAGATAACCTAACAAACGGCCCTGGCGCCGAGATTTCGGCCATTATTGCCGACGAATTTTTTGAACTATTGGATGGTCCGGTCCGCCGGGTGGCATCGAAGGACAGTCATATTGGGTTCAGCCCAATGTTGGAGGATGCCATTTTACCGCAAACCGAAGAGATTGTGCAGGTCGCGGAGGAGTTACTGGAATACTAAACATAAGAGCGAGTTATGCTAGTTGATGTCATAATGCCAAAGCTCGGTGAGTCCATCACCGAAGGGACCATTATTCAGTGGCGAAAAAATGTGGGTGATACCATCGAAAAGGATGAGATACTTCTTGAAATCGGTACCGACAAGGTCGATTCAGAAATTCCCTCACCTGCGGTTGGAATTATTAAAGAGATACTTGCCCAGCCCAATGATATTCTCCCCGTTAATGAAGTAATAGCACGGATCGAAACGGACGGCAACGGATCGGCAGAATCTGCCATGGCTGAAGAAGTACCAAAAGTTGAAGAGGTGCCTACTATTGAGACGCCGTCTGTTTCTTCCGATCCACCTGCCCCTCCACCGCCCGTTGCAGTTAACGGTAGTAAGAGGACTTTCTACACACCTCTTGTGCGGGCTATCGCCCGCCGGGAGGGCGTTTCCGATTCAGAGCTTACCTCAATCTCTGGTACAGGCAGGGGCGGTCGGGTAACGAAGGGAGATATAATGGTCTATCTGCAGGCGCGGACTGCATCGCCACCTGTCCCGGGGCCACTTCCTCCGGCCGCTCCCACCCCACCCCCTGCTGTGATTATGGATGACCGGGTGGAGGAGATGGATCGCATGCGCCAGATAATCGCAGAACATATGCGGCACAGCATTGACACTTCCGCTCATGCCTACATTGTTTCTGACTGTGATGTGACAAACATTGTTGAGTACGTCAAAAGTAGACAGGATGCTTTTCTCGCCAGAGAGGGCTTTAAGCTCACCTATACACCCTTTATTGTATTAGCGGTGGTGAAGGCCATTCAAACTCTTCCCAAAGTCAACGCTTCTTTGGACGGGACGAATGTTGTCTTTAAGAAAAACATCAACATCGGTATGGCGGTGGCCATGGAAAAGGGACTCATAGTTCCGGTGATCCCGAATTGCGAGGAGCTGAATTTCCTCGGCCTTTGCCGAAAGGTGAACGATCTTGCTATCCGGGGACGGGCCAACAAAATTACGCCTGACGAACTTCAGGGGTCCACATTCACCGTTTCCAATTTTGGAGTTTTCGGCAATGTCTTTGGCATGCCCATTATTAATCAGCCGAACTCTGCCATTTTGGGTGTAGGTGCTATAAAGAAACAACCTGTGGTGAGGGAAACTGCAGTCGGAGACGCCATTGTGATCCGCTCAATCTGCTACCTTTCTCTCGGGATCGATCACCGGCTCCTGGACGGCGCTGACGGCGGCCGGTTTCTCCAAACTTTAGTGGACGGATTGGAATTTATGGACACTTCCGTACTTTTATAGGGACTGATGTCAAATTTTATCACCCAACCAAAGTCCATTGCCAACAGCCGAAAACCGTACGGCCATGGAAAAGGGACTCATAGTTCCGGTGATCCCGAATTGCGAGGAGCTGAATTTCCTCGGCCTTTGCCGAAAGGTGAACGATCTTGCTATCCGGGGACGGGCCAACAAAATTACGCCTGACGAACTTCAGGGGTCCACATTCACCGTTTCCAATTTTGGAGTTTTCGGCAATGTCTTTGGCATGCCCATTATTAATCAGCCGAACTCTGCCATTTTGGGTGTAGGTGCTATAAAGAAACAACCTGTGGTGAGGGAAACTGCAGTCGGAGACGCCATTGTGATCCGCTCAATCTGCTACCTTTCTCTCGGGATCGATCACCGGCTCCTGGACGGCGCTGACGGCGGCCGGTTTCTCCAAACTTTAGTGGACGGATTGGAATTTATGGACACTTCCGTACTTTTATAGGGACTGATGTCAAATTTTATCACCCAACCAAAGTCCATTGCCAACAGCCGAAAACCGTACTGGTTGAAGACGCAGGTCAGAACGGGTGAGAATTTCAAGGAGTTGAAGCAGATGGTGAAACAGGGCAACCTCAACACCGTTTGTGAAGAGGCGCTCTGTCCCAATATTTACGAATGCTGGGAGCGTCGTTCAGCCACACTAATGATCTTGGGTGACGTCTGTACTCGTTCCTGCGGTTTTTGCAGCGTCATCACCGGTAAGCCGATCTGGGATGATCCGGATGAACCACGCCGCACCGCCTTGGCTGTTAAACAGATGGGGTTGAAACACTGTGTCGTCACATCCGTCAATCGGGACGAACTACCGGATAGCGGTGCCGCTATCTGGGCCGAGACCATCAGATTGATCCGCCGCGTCAATCCCCATTGCAGTGTGGAAGTGCTGATTCCTGATATGCGCAATGAGGACTGGCCACTCCAGACTGTTTTTGAGGCGAGGCCTACAATCCTTGGGCACAATATGGAGACGGTACCGCGGATGTACAGTATCGTAAGACCGCAGGCAAAATATGAATGGTCACTGTCCGTCTTGAAGAAATCAAAAGGGTTTGGTCTCAGAACCAAGACGGCGATCATGCTGGGCCTCGGTGAACAAGCTGAGGAAATCTTTGCCCTTATGGAAGATATTGCTCAGACGGGTTGTGATATTCTGGCGATTGGGCAATACCTTCAGCCCACAAAAGAGCATCATCCTGTGGAACGCTACGTTCATCCTGATGAATTTGATGTTTACAGAAAAACGGGTCTGGAGATGGGCT
Coding sequences within:
- the nth gene encoding endonuclease III, coding for MKESQQSKRERMVQVIDRLKKEYPSAKCSLDYRDAHQLLVSTILSAQCTDKRVNMVTPGLFKKYKTVAAFAYCDVNELSEDIRSTGYHNQKAKSIQGTSLMIQEEYEGEVPSTMEDLLQLPGVGRKTANCVLGTVFNVPSMVIDTHMVRIMNLLGFTQKKNPVNIEFEIVDIAEEKNWVILTHLIIEHGRNVCIARRPQCSDCCLSDICPSSLV
- a CDS encoding 6-carboxytetrahydropterin synthase, whose amino-acid sequence is MPYLTKKFKYCAAHQYGHSDWSNEKNREVFGEDARLHGHNYELEVTVTGKINEDTGFLADLVALKKIVNKKVIDVIDHSTIEKDIPWFRNKQPSTEHMVIWMWEQIEPELEDTKLHRIRVRETPTIYTDYYGPASE
- a CDS encoding VUT family protein, which encodes MSFKERLFLFLSGVFLTALILGNVIGTTKFVNVFGLTVPAGVLAYPFTFLATDLICELYGKKRAQTLVWTGFAMNFFMLGLMTLGHFFPDAGGVSGATSTFESVYQFMVGNVIASMIAYLVAQTVDVHMFHFWKKLTKGKHLWLRNNLSTTASQLVDTTAILTILYYANNLGNNVNTLGDLLPLIYYSYLFKFFFALFDTPLFYLGVWALKPKVHEDPEEVWS
- the folE gene encoding GTP cyclohydrolase I FolE; this translates as MKGDNLEKIESIISDLLKEIGENTEREGLIKTPHRVAKSWVTFAKGYNQTAEEIVGDAVFNEKCDEIIIVKDIDFFSLCEHHLLPFKGVAHVGYLPKDKIIGLSKIPRIVDVYARRLQVQERLTQQVADALQNVLSPKGVAVVIEAEHLCMQMRGVEKKASFMITSAVRGAFRKNNKTREEFLSIIGKGST
- a CDS encoding deoxyribonuclease IV; translated protein: MGLLGAHVSAAGGVENAPARGTAINADAIQIFTANQNQWFPKEPDEENSKRYQQAMEKERPQMTVSHASYLLNMGSPEEKKLNMSRQAFLSELNRCDACGVEYVVFHPGSHMKTDEMECLSRIAESLNYCMGKRPDGKVIVLIENTAGQGTNVGYRFEHLIEIIENVDLKDRVGVCFDTQHGFASGYDIRTEERWKETFKEFDKTVGLEWLKVFHINDSKKEFGSRVDRHENIGKGLLTMETFWCLVNDERFSALPMLLETPVEDPSGYAVELELLRKLEGSKKPAR
- the lpdA gene encoding dihydrolipoyl dehydrogenase → MSNKFDIVVVGGGPGGYVAAIRAAQLGKSVAVVEKDALGGICLNWGCIPTKSLLKDSEVLYLIKNADKYGINVNGYSVNFGTSVKRSRRAAKRLSKGVEYLLKKNKVELMIGTASLKSAAEVEVAGAKGKKKTVIRSDNVIIASGARDLELPGLEPDGKRVISSKKAMVLDDIPKSIIIIGGGAIGVEFASFFREYGTEVHLVEMLPDLLPVEDAEVSILLKKSFEERGMYVHTSTKVEKINRLKTKVKVQVTKESGKEGLEAQLALVAIGVQGNVEGLGLEKVGVNVDESYIQVNEVCQTSVPNIYAVGDVIGPPWLAHVASAEGRVAAEHICGKQPKPLDYGNIPGCTYCRPQVASVGMTEKAATDTGYSLRIGRFPMKASGKALAVGESEGMVKVIFDEQYGELLGCHIIGPEATELIAEAGAVRTLETTYEEILNTVHAHPTISECFMEAVADAYDEAIHI
- the lipB gene encoding lipoyl(octanoyl) transferase LipB, with the translated sequence MIDLNEKTLDVVRLGRRKYDEVWEKQKELVNQRRFGTVSDTLILVEHDPVYTLGKNSNENHLLQTRDRHVPVYQIERGGDVTFHGPGQLVGYPILDLHHHHLSVSWYMRTLEEILIQTLGQFGIEARCREGLTGVWVREEKIAALGVRLSRWISMHGFALNVNTDLKFFDGIIPCGIFEYDVTSMSQILGEEVSLVEVEETLITIFRLLFSFQECEAALA
- a CDS encoding tungsten formylmethanofuran dehydrogenase; amino-acid sequence: MAQSRKLDEKMLILLRQGKSFFHIGGSGHEAAQLAAAEVMRPAEDWAYPYYRDLALCLGLGMTGREQFLSSLARDEDPNSGGRQMPAHYCKKDLRIVSQSSATASQFLQAVGCAMAVVREGTKEVVYVSSGEGSTSEGDYHEALNWASRERLPVIFHIEDNKYAISVHVSEQTAGSVHDLAAGYEHLARFQVDGTDFFESHLAFQKAADRARKGKGPSVVVSDVVRLLSHSSSDDQRKYRSKKELEADRKRDPILRLRKECIEVGIATEKDFDKIDAEIAAQVDADAEWAESRPHPAPETATDHVYSNNTLPESGEKKSISEKIVMVDAINHALHEEMANNDKMVIYGEDIADDKGGVFTATKGLTKKFGKQRVFNSPLAESSIVGTAIGMACAGWKPVVEIQFCDYIWYAMMQIRNELASIRYRSNNTWSCPAVIRVPVGGYIHGGLCHSQSIDGFFLHMPGVRLAYPSNAEDAKGLLKMACRMDDPVIFMEHKGLYRYAPATTPEPDKNYLLPFGQARVVQEGNDLTIVTLGMMVYKSLEAAKTVASTVGASVEIIDLRTLNPMDMETVRASIEKTNKVMVVHEDNLTNGPGAEISAIIADEFFELLDGPVRRVASKDSHIGFSPMLEDAILPQTEEIVQVAEELLEY
- a CDS encoding 2-oxo acid dehydrogenase subunit E2, giving the protein MLVDVIMPKLGESITEGTIIQWRKNVGDTIEKDEILLEIGTDKVDSEIPSPAVGIIKEILAQPNDILPVNEVIARIETDGNGSAESAMAEEVPKVEEVPTIETPSVSSDPPAPPPPVAVNGSKRTFYTPLVRAIARREGVSDSELTSISGTGRGGRVTKGDIMVYLQARTASPPVPGPLPPAAPTPPPAVIMDDRVEEMDRMRQIIAEHMRHSIDTSAHAYIVSDCDVTNIVEYVKSRQDAFLAREGFKLTYTPFIVLAVVKAIQTLPKVNASLDGTNVVFKKNINIGMAVAMEKGLIVPVIPNCEELNFLGLCRKVNDLAIRGRANKITPDELQGSTFTVSNFGVFGNVFGMPIINQPNSAILGVGAIKKQPVVRETAVGDAIVIRSICYLSLGIDHRLLDGADGGRFLQTLVDGLEFMDTSVLL
- the lipA gene encoding lipoyl synthase; the encoded protein is MSNFITQPKSIANSRKPYWLKTQVRTGENFKELKQMVKQGNLNTVCEEALCPNIYECWERRSATLMILGDVCTRSCGFCSVITGKPIWDDPDEPRRTALAVKQMGLKHCVVTSVNRDELPDSGAAIWAETIRLIRRVNPHCSVEVLIPDMRNEDWPLQTVFEARPTILGHNMETVPRMYSIVRPQAKYEWSLSVLKKSKGFGLRTKTAIMLGLGEQAEEIFALMEDIAQTGCDILAIGQYLQPTKEHHPVERYVHPDEFDVYRKTGLEMGFSWVEAGPLVRSSYHADEQATMSTITTRV